In Dehalococcoidales bacterium, the DNA window TAAGCAAGCTTGCCGGCACAGTCCAGAATGACCTCTTGAAGGAGTACGTATCCAGGAATACCTACATATACGGACCGGAAGCCTCCATGCGTTTGACAACGGACATCTGCTCCTACTGTGCGGAGCACCTGCCCAGGTGGAACACTATAAGCATCAGCGGCTATCACATGCGTGAGGCCGGCGCCACGGCGGTGCAGGAGGCTGCCTTCACGTTGGCCAACGGGATTGCCTACGTGCAGGCGATGATTGACAGGGGGATGGATGTCGACTCTTTTGCGCCAAGATTCTCTTTCTTCTTTGTCTCGTTTGGGAACCTGTTGGAAGAGGTTGCCAAGTTCCGTGCGGTGCGGCGTGCCTGGGCCGGGATAATGAAGGACAGATTCGGCGCCAAGAACCCCAGGTCACTGATGCTCAGATACCACGTTCAGACCGGTGGCAGTACCCTGACCAAGCAGCAGCCGATGAACAACATTGTCAGGGTGGCGATAGAGGCACTTGCTGCTGTCCTGGGCGGGTGCCAGTCATTGGCCACTTGTTCATATGACGAGGCAATGGCTCTACCAACCGAAGAGTCGGTGCAGGTGTCCCTGAGGACCCAGCAGATCATCGCCCATGAGAGCGGTGTGGCGGACACGGTTGACCCACTCGCGGGGTCGTACTACGTTGAATGGCTGACCGACAAGATAGAGGAAGGGATACACGAGTACATCGCCAGGATTGACGAAATGGGTGGTGCGCCCGCGGCAATCCAGCAGGGTTACATCCAGAGAGAGATCAGAAAGTCGGCCTACGACCACCAGAAGGCGGTGGATTCCGGAGAACAGGTTGTCGTCGGTGTCAACAGCTACGTTACCGAAGAAGATCCGGATGTGGAACTGCTG includes these proteins:
- a CDS encoding methylmalonyl-CoA mutase family protein, producing the protein MTEQKERKEEFRTTVDGIVVNRVYTPDDVSESSKESSLPGEYPFVRHIMPSGYRGRLWTMRQYSGYATVEETNGRYKYLYKQGQTGFSVAFHLPTQMGYDSDHPMALAEIGKVGVAIDSLQDMEDLWDGIPLGEVSTSMTINATAPIMLAMYIVAAEKQGADISKLAGTVQNDLLKEYVSRNTYIYGPEASMRLTTDICSYCAEHLPRWNTISISGYHMREAGATAVQEAAFTLANGIAYVQAMIDRGMDVDSFAPRFSFFFVSFGNLLEEVAKFRAVRRAWAGIMKDRFGAKNPRSLMLRYHVQTGGSTLTKQQPMNNIVRVAIEALAAVLGGCQSLATCSYDEAMALPTEESVQVSLRTQQIIAHESGVADTVDPLAGSYYVEWLTDKIEEGIHEYIARIDEMGGAPAAIQQGYIQREIRKSAYDHQKAVDSGEQVVVGVNSYVTEEDPDVELLTIDENVADRQIARLRNLRETRDSEKVRSTLERIRQVARSDENLMPAFIEAVRAYATVGEIADALRDVFGEYQETGIGSTL